In Natronococcus occultus SP4, the following proteins share a genomic window:
- a CDS encoding DUF7333 family protein encodes MEFDLPTTAATFIALITLGAVGMIASDMMATDSILMMVVPSMVVFGGIMLLIGIKHGQYRATK; translated from the coding sequence ATGGAGTTCGATCTACCAACCACGGCGGCGACGTTTATCGCGCTGATCACGCTCGGCGCGGTCGGAATGATCGCCTCGGACATGATGGCGACCGACAGTATCCTGATGATGGTCGTGCCGTCGATGGTGGTCTTCGGCGGTATCATGCTGCTGATCGGGATCAAACACGGCCAGTATCGGGCCACCAAGTAG
- a CDS encoding 2-oxo acid dehydrogenase subunit E2, translated as MDESDATIESFPLGRRGTVDYMRTAGRRSVVHGLVELDVTEARRRIRDHEDRTGTRRSFTAFLVLCLARAIDDHPNVQTYRDWRGRLVRFEDVDVNVLIEREIDGERIVVPHVLRAANRRSLESIHEEIRAAQTDPNAGRRSALSAAGLRLPGPVRRLFWRLPRTFPRRWKRVTGTVAVTSIGMFGAGGGWAVAPTNYALQLTVGGIERKPRVVDGEVVPRELLDLTVTVDHDVVDGAPAARFVRRLTELVEGADGLETDLET; from the coding sequence AGCGACGCGACGATCGAATCCTTCCCCCTGGGGCGACGCGGCACCGTCGACTACATGCGGACGGCCGGCCGACGGAGCGTCGTCCACGGGCTCGTCGAACTCGACGTCACCGAAGCCCGGCGGCGCATCCGCGACCACGAGGACCGAACGGGAACCCGACGCTCCTTCACGGCGTTTCTGGTCCTGTGTCTGGCCCGGGCGATCGACGACCATCCGAACGTCCAGACGTACCGCGACTGGCGGGGCCGACTCGTTCGGTTCGAGGACGTCGACGTGAACGTCCTGATCGAACGGGAGATCGACGGTGAGCGGATCGTCGTCCCGCACGTCCTCAGGGCAGCGAACCGGCGCTCGCTCGAGTCGATCCACGAGGAGATCCGGGCGGCCCAGACGGATCCGAACGCGGGCCGACGGAGTGCCCTGTCGGCCGCGGGACTGCGACTCCCCGGCCCCGTTCGGCGGCTGTTCTGGCGGCTGCCACGGACCTTCCCCCGGCGCTGGAAGCGCGTCACCGGCACCGTCGCGGTGACCTCGATCGGCATGTTCGGTGCCGGCGGTGGCTGGGCGGTTGCGCCGACGAACTACGCGCTGCAGCTCACGGTCGGCGGCATCGAGCGCAAGCCGAGGGTCGTCGACGGGGAGGTCGTTCCCCGGGAGCTCCTCGATCTCACCGTGACGGTCGATCACGACGTCGTCGACGGCGCGCCCGCGGCCCGGTTCGTGCGACGACTGACGGAGCTCGTCGAGGGGGCCGACGGGCTGGAAACGGACCTCGAGACGTAG